A genomic region of Dactylococcopsis salina PCC 8305 contains the following coding sequences:
- a CDS encoding RpnC/YadD family protein, whose translation MTRHPFDQLAKQLLEQLLLPCGDVEISKEVPGEPHFIDLYFSPQTNVTPDPQTLGILAAMLQSPGLFEPFRNPPSVEDMESCLLKRLWLVSSLRRRGTFNPNHPPLLWIIAPTVSQNFLNSFSAVKKENWLSGIYELAPALKAIIIVVHQLPKTSETLWLRLLGKGRVQQQAVEEVIALPEEDSRRAIALRLLSIWKVTVEMSPEIPEEEELTMPIPQAFLEWENQVEQRGRKEGQKEAIRTIALNLMQTGMSLSQVSEVTGLSLEEVQNLQADHKESNQ comes from the coding sequence GTGACTCGACATCCTTTCGACCAACTTGCGAAACAACTCCTTGAACAACTTCTCCTACCTTGCGGAGACGTGGAAATCTCCAAAGAAGTCCCAGGAGAACCCCACTTCATTGACCTTTACTTTTCCCCTCAAACCAATGTTACCCCTGATCCTCAAACTCTAGGGATTTTAGCAGCAATGCTTCAATCTCCAGGACTATTTGAACCGTTCCGAAATCCGCCCTCAGTTGAAGACATGGAAAGTTGTCTCCTCAAGCGACTGTGGTTGGTTTCATCTCTCCGCCGTCGTGGCACTTTCAACCCTAATCATCCGCCCCTGCTTTGGATCATTGCACCGACAGTTAGTCAGAACTTTCTGAACAGCTTTAGCGCAGTCAAGAAAGAAAATTGGCTGTCTGGAATCTATGAATTAGCACCGGCTCTGAAAGCAATTATAATTGTCGTGCATCAACTGCCAAAAACATCAGAAACTCTCTGGTTAAGACTGCTGGGAAAAGGAAGAGTACAACAACAAGCGGTAGAAGAAGTGATCGCTCTACCAGAGGAAGACTCCAGACGGGCGATCGCGCTAAGATTATTATCAATCTGGAAAGTTACCGTTGAAATGAGTCCAGAGATTCCAGAAGAGGAGGAATTAACTATGCCCATCCCACAAGCCTTTTTAGAATGGGAAAATCAAGTTGAACAACGTGGACGAAAAGAAGGACAAAAGGAAGCCATCAGAACTATTGCTCTCAATCTAATGCAGACGGGAATGTCTCTCTCTCAAGTTTCTGAAGTGACAGGATTATCTTTGGAAGAAGTTCAAAACTTACAAGCAGATCACAAGGAAAGCAACCAGTAA
- a CDS encoding MoaD/ThiS family protein — MSVKVLVPTVLQKYTENQAVLECDGSNVKELVETLEQNYPGFKGRLRDEEGKLRRFLNFYVNSEDIRFLEYDKTSLKDGDEVSIVPAVAGG; from the coding sequence ATGAGTGTAAAAGTTTTAGTTCCTACCGTATTACAAAAATATACCGAAAACCAAGCCGTTTTAGAATGCGATGGAAGCAACGTTAAAGAGTTAGTTGAAACTCTCGAACAAAACTATCCTGGCTTTAAAGGACGTTTACGGGATGAAGAAGGAAAACTGCGTCGCTTCCTCAATTTTTATGTGAATAGTGAAGACATTCGTTTCTTAGAATACGATAAAACTTCCCTTAAAGATGGCGATGAAGTGAGTATTGTTCCTGCTGTTGCGGGTGGTTGA
- a CDS encoding RpnC/YadD family protein translates to MSPEIPEEEELTMPIPQAFLEWEKQVEQRGRKEAMRTIALNLMQTGMSLSQVSEVTGLSLEEVQNLQADHKESNQ, encoded by the coding sequence ATGAGTCCAGAGATTCCAGAAGAGGAGGAATTAACTATGCCCATCCCACAAGCCTTTTTAGAATGGGAAAAACAAGTTGAACAACGTGGACGAAAAGAAGCCATGAGAACTATTGCTCTCAATCTAATGCAGACGGGAATGTCTCTCTCTCAGGTTTCTGAAGTGACAGGATTATCTTTGGAGGAAGTTCAAAACTTACAAGCAGATCACAAGGAAAGCAACCAGTAA
- a CDS encoding DUF4079 domain-containing protein: protein MTLDNWLTLIHPALAVIFVFPLIGIVVNFAWATRQRRLQIKSENKKSKIAPTVGKDHVQLGKWLSASVVGIVLVALAHAIISKNIIKNELFTNQPLQAIFIILMFGLTIASLVFLYKAREKKWRGIFATLTGVGLVILGSQEGVFRRTAEWYISHYYSGMLAALLMIFSLAIIDEIYKDKSLFWRKVHIVLNSIALLLFIGQGMTGVRDIFEIGLYTPPPGFIFFGL from the coding sequence ATGACACTTGATAATTGGTTAACTTTAATCCATCCCGCACTCGCTGTAATTTTCGTTTTTCCTTTAATTGGAATTGTTGTTAACTTTGCTTGGGCAACTCGTCAAAGACGTTTACAAATTAAATCTGAAAATAAAAAGAGTAAAATTGCTCCCACTGTGGGAAAAGATCATGTTCAACTAGGAAAATGGCTTTCTGCGTCAGTGGTTGGTATTGTTTTAGTCGCGCTGGCTCATGCAATTATCTCTAAGAATATCATTAAAAATGAACTTTTTACCAACCAACCTTTACAAGCAATTTTTATAATTCTAATGTTTGGGTTGACTATTGCTTCTTTAGTGTTTTTGTATAAAGCGAGAGAGAAAAAATGGCGCGGTATTTTTGCTACTTTAACAGGAGTGGGATTAGTTATTTTAGGCAGTCAAGAGGGAGTTTTTCGACGTACCGCCGAATGGTACATTTCTCATTATTATTCTGGAATGTTGGCGGCGTTACTAATGATTTTTTCCCTTGCTATTATTGATGAAATTTATAAAGATAAATCCTTGTTTTGGCGGAAAGTTCACATTGTCCTTAACTCGATCGCGCTGTTATTATTTATTGGTCAGGGAATGACAGGAGTCAGAGATATCTTTGAAATTGGGTTATACACTCCCCCGCCTGGTTTCATCTTTTTCGGGCTTTAA
- a CDS encoding Fe(3+) ABC transporter substrate-binding protein: MMKFTRRFFIGAGTATAAATVGQLTQAKPSYAQSGEINLYSSRHYDTDELLYQNFTDQTGIRVNLLEGNADELIARIKSEGRNSPADLLITVDAARLWRAEEAGIFSPVSSPILEGSIPENLRHPDGLWFSLTKRARVILYNNTQVDASELSTYEDLASSKWRNRIAIRSSNNVYNQSLVASLIANLGEEAAEEWCRGIVANMARPPRGGDTDQIKAAASGMADLAVANTYYFARFAPGRSASNPGIFNRINVFFPNQEGRGTHVNVSGGGVIKTAPNREGAIRFLEYLVSPPAQAIFAQSNSEYPVVPNVPLDPVIARFGEFKEDMVNVSQLGENNPLAVRIMDRAGWA; this comes from the coding sequence ATGATGAAATTTACCAGACGGTTTTTTATTGGCGCGGGAACAGCAACCGCAGCCGCTACAGTAGGTCAGTTGACCCAAGCGAAACCCAGTTATGCTCAAAGTGGAGAGATTAATCTTTATTCCTCTCGCCATTACGATACTGATGAATTACTTTATCAAAACTTTACCGATCAAACGGGGATTCGGGTTAATCTTTTAGAAGGAAATGCCGATGAACTAATCGCTCGCATTAAAAGTGAGGGGCGCAACAGTCCTGCTGATCTTTTGATTACAGTGGATGCGGCGAGATTATGGCGCGCAGAAGAAGCAGGGATTTTTTCTCCAGTATCTTCTCCGATTTTAGAAGGGAGTATTCCTGAAAATCTTCGTCATCCTGACGGGTTATGGTTTAGTTTAACGAAACGAGCGCGAGTGATTCTCTACAACAATACTCAGGTGGATGCTTCAGAATTATCGACTTATGAGGATTTAGCCTCCTCGAAATGGCGGAATCGGATTGCGATTCGATCGTCCAATAATGTTTATAATCAATCTCTCGTCGCGTCTCTCATTGCTAATTTAGGAGAGGAAGCGGCAGAAGAATGGTGTCGAGGAATTGTGGCAAATATGGCGCGTCCCCCTCGTGGCGGTGATACAGATCAAATTAAAGCAGCTGCTTCTGGCATGGCTGATCTGGCTGTTGCCAATACTTACTATTTTGCGCGGTTTGCGCCAGGACGATCGGCTAGTAATCCAGGGATTTTTAACCGCATCAATGTCTTTTTCCCAAATCAAGAGGGACGGGGAACTCATGTTAATGTTAGTGGCGGTGGGGTGATTAAAACAGCACCGAATCGCGAGGGAGCAATTCGCTTTTTAGAATACTTAGTGAGTCCGCCAGCACAGGCGATTTTTGCTCAGAGTAACAGTGAATACCCAGTTGTTCCGAATGTTCCTTTAGACCCAGTTATTGCTCGATTTGGCGAGTTTAAAGAGGACATGGTGAATGTTTCCCAGTTGGGAGAAAATAACCCCTTAGCGGTGAGAATTATGGATCGCGCGGGGTGGGCTTAA
- a CDS encoding DUF2996 domain-containing protein produces MSEEEKSNQETKADSSAKKKEEKEPPIEDKPLPEFIKEHYEPTLKEALTQQGIEDLELEFKTDKFPLPGGEECPQLVGEWDGGKRRFNVYFLDEDISGKKAFSYSATDAPPSTIESFMIDERKVNLDLLVMYTVQRLNGQKWIDRN; encoded by the coding sequence ATGTCTGAAGAAGAAAAGTCGAACCAAGAAACCAAAGCTGATTCCTCAGCCAAGAAGAAAGAAGAAAAAGAACCTCCCATTGAAGATAAACCGTTACCTGAGTTTATCAAGGAACATTATGAACCCACTCTCAAAGAAGCGCTAACTCAACAAGGAATTGAAGATTTAGAGTTAGAGTTTAAAACAGATAAGTTTCCTTTACCAGGCGGCGAAGAATGTCCGCAATTAGTGGGAGAATGGGACGGAGGAAAACGCCGTTTTAACGTTTACTTTTTAGACGAAGATATCAGTGGGAAAAAAGCCTTTTCTTACAGCGCTACTGATGCGCCTCCGAGTACCATTGAATCCTTTATGATTGATGAACGAAAAGTCAATTTAGACCTCTTGGTGATGTACACTGTACAACGCTTGAATGGTCAAAAGTGGATCGATCGTAATTAA
- a CDS encoding glycosyltransferase: protein MTVSEFNTQHLFRRFRLRLLRLRLATLILIGIITIGAGISIAWFAGEGTITELFEQLNQFQANPPQLLEAPMNTSNKYLLIPTFILLAFAFIVTKIIPTPRGWARFVIIIILLSLTIRYLFWRVTTINLDDPLNGTISLTLFALEMLVVVSSAIQLFLMLKIKNRSPQADQLQEAVRKKEFRPTVDILIPSYDEPEFILRRTIMGCQAINYEPKTVYLLDDTRRPHIKKLTEELGCEYLTRPTNEHAKAGNLNNALPKTNGELIVVFDADFVPTSNFLERTVGFFQDEKMALVQTPQSFYNADPIAHNLGLEDILTPEEEVFYRQIQPIKDGAGSVVCSGTAFIVRRKALEEAGGFVTESLSEDYFTGIRLSAQGYHLAYLDEKLSAGLAAENIGAHITQRIRWARGTLQAFFIEANPLIIKGLSIKQRLAHLEGLLHWFTSFSRIFFLLMPLAYSFLQVLPLKTTIEEVIYFFLPFYLVQLTVFSWLNCRSRSGILSDVYSLVSAFPLAITVIQVMIRPFSSGFKVTPKGVKGEQKIRFNWILALPLVILFILSAISLWRCLGMAFLHTNHDWRLGWVWSGYNLLMLGIALLILLDIPSQDVYQWFNLRRIVAVKLGRETIWGVTTKLSEVGLEMTLTHQLELPPNLESYEVELELVEEKIKLQGVITVLEKSDDFPRLKIQLENLTTEQHRQLVELLFCRPGQWLSRSSPGEIQSLFLLFRILIRPHFLFRNRQEIKGVKVAQV, encoded by the coding sequence ATGACAGTTTCTGAATTTAATACCCAACATCTTTTTCGGCGTTTTCGGTTACGCTTGTTACGCTTACGTTTAGCAACATTAATATTAATCGGAATTATTACAATTGGGGCGGGAATTTCGATCGCGTGGTTTGCGGGAGAAGGAACAATCACCGAATTATTTGAACAGCTTAATCAATTCCAAGCCAACCCGCCGCAATTATTAGAAGCACCCATGAACACTTCTAATAAATATCTTCTGATTCCTACTTTTATTTTATTAGCATTTGCCTTCATTGTCACCAAAATCATCCCCACACCGAGAGGATGGGCGCGATTTGTAATTATTATCATTTTACTCTCTTTAACGATTCGTTATTTATTCTGGCGAGTTACTACAATTAACCTTGATGATCCGCTCAATGGAACAATTAGTTTAACTTTATTTGCTTTAGAAATGTTAGTCGTCGTCAGCAGTGCGATTCAACTGTTTTTAATGTTAAAAATTAAAAATCGTTCTCCCCAAGCTGATCAACTACAAGAAGCAGTTAGAAAAAAAGAATTTCGTCCTACCGTTGACATTTTAATTCCCAGTTATGATGAACCCGAATTTATTTTAAGACGAACGATCATGGGTTGTCAGGCAATTAATTATGAACCAAAAACCGTTTATTTATTAGATGACACCAGAAGACCTCATATTAAAAAACTGACCGAAGAATTAGGCTGTGAATATCTGACTCGTCCCACCAATGAACACGCGAAAGCAGGAAACTTAAATAACGCCTTACCAAAAACTAATGGCGAATTAATTGTTGTTTTCGACGCTGACTTTGTTCCTACCTCTAATTTTTTAGAGCGCACTGTGGGCTTTTTCCAAGATGAAAAAATGGCGTTAGTGCAAACCCCACAAAGTTTTTATAACGCTGATCCCATTGCTCATAATTTAGGGTTAGAAGATATTTTAACCCCAGAAGAAGAAGTTTTTTATCGTCAAATTCAACCAATTAAAGATGGTGCTGGAAGTGTGGTTTGTTCGGGTACAGCTTTTATTGTGAGACGAAAAGCATTAGAAGAAGCGGGAGGGTTTGTCACCGAATCTTTAAGTGAAGATTACTTCACTGGAATTAGATTGTCAGCGCAAGGATATCATCTCGCTTATTTAGATGAAAAATTAAGTGCTGGATTAGCTGCCGAAAATATTGGCGCACATATTACCCAAAGAATACGTTGGGCGAGAGGAACATTACAAGCCTTTTTTATTGAAGCCAACCCCCTAATAATCAAGGGATTAAGTATCAAGCAAAGATTAGCGCATTTAGAAGGATTATTACATTGGTTTACCAGTTTTTCTCGAATCTTCTTCTTATTAATGCCTTTAGCTTACTCTTTTTTACAAGTGCTTCCTCTCAAGACAACGATTGAAGAAGTCATCTATTTCTTTTTACCATTTTATCTCGTTCAACTGACCGTTTTTTCGTGGTTAAATTGTCGCAGTCGCTCTGGAATTTTATCAGATGTTTATTCTCTCGTTTCTGCTTTTCCTCTGGCTATAACTGTAATTCAAGTAATGATTCGTCCTTTTTCTTCTGGTTTTAAAGTCACGCCGAAAGGAGTAAAAGGAGAACAAAAAATTCGCTTTAATTGGATACTAGCTTTACCGTTGGTGATTCTATTTATTTTGAGTGCAATCAGTTTGTGGCGTTGTTTGGGAATGGCTTTCTTACATACTAACCATGATTGGCGTTTAGGTTGGGTCTGGAGTGGTTATAATTTATTAATGCTGGGAATTGCCCTATTGATTTTATTAGATATTCCTAGCCAAGATGTTTATCAATGGTTTAATTTACGGCGAATTGTTGCAGTTAAGTTAGGAAGAGAAACGATTTGGGGCGTAACGACTAAACTCTCAGAAGTCGGTTTAGAAATGACATTAACCCATCAATTAGAACTTCCTCCGAATTTAGAATCTTACGAGGTAGAATTAGAGTTAGTGGAGGAAAAGATTAAGTTACAGGGAGTGATTACTGTTTTAGAAAAATCGGATGATTTTCCCAGATTAAAAATTCAGTTGGAAAACTTAACCACTGAACAACATCGTCAGTTAGTGGAACTTTTATTCTGTCGTCCAGGACAATGGTTAAGTCGATCTTCTCCTGGGGAAATTCAATCATTATTCTTGTTATTTCGTATTTTAATCCGACCTCATTTTCTCTTCCGTAACCGTCAAGAAATTAAAGGCGTAAAAGTCGCTCAAGTTTAA
- the aspS gene encoding aspartate--tRNA ligase, whose translation MRTYYCGDLRNSNIGETVTLYGWVDRRRDHGGVVFLDVRDRAGIIQIVSDPERTPDSYPQAESIRNEYVIKVTGRVSQRPEDSLNPNLPTGDVEVYADAIEVLNAVRKQLPFQISSEEADTVRENIRLKYRYLDLRRDRLNKNLHLRHQVVKAIRRFLEDEENFAEVETPILTRSTPEGARDYLVPSRVNPGQWFALPQSPQLFKQLLMVSGFDRYYQIARCFRDEDLRADRQPEFTQLDMEMSFLSEDEIIDLNERLVCHIFKQVKGIELSRPFPRLTYNEAMAKYGTDRPDTRFGLELVNVSDIVQDSGFKVFSGAVKSGGLVKVLPIPGGNEQISNVQIKTGGDLFKEAAAAGAKGLAYVRVREGMEIDTIGAIKDNLTEEQKAELLRRTGAKPGHLLLFGAGDTITVNKSLDRVRQVLGEELNLIDETAINLLWVTEFPMFEWNPDEKRLESLHHPFTAPNSEDLDDIKTARARAYDLVYNGIEIGGGSLRIYQRDIQEKVFAAIGLSLEKAEEKFGFLLEAFDFGTPPHGGIAYGLDRLVMLLAGEDSIRDVIAFPKTQQASCLLTEAPGTVDEKQLKELYVASTYDSEME comes from the coding sequence ATGCGAACATACTATTGCGGAGACTTACGAAACTCAAATATTGGTGAGACAGTAACTTTATATGGTTGGGTCGATCGACGCAGAGATCACGGTGGCGTTGTGTTTTTAGATGTGCGCGATCGCGCGGGAATTATTCAAATTGTAAGCGATCCGGAACGGACTCCCGACTCTTATCCACAAGCAGAAAGCATCCGTAATGAGTATGTGATTAAAGTAACTGGTCGTGTCAGTCAACGTCCAGAAGACTCCCTTAATCCTAATCTTCCCACAGGAGATGTCGAAGTTTATGCCGATGCGATCGAAGTTTTAAATGCGGTGCGAAAACAACTTCCGTTTCAGATTTCCAGTGAGGAAGCAGATACCGTCAGGGAGAATATTCGCCTCAAATATCGCTATCTAGATTTACGGCGCGATCGACTCAACAAAAATCTTCATTTGCGTCATCAAGTCGTAAAAGCAATTCGACGCTTCCTAGAAGACGAGGAAAACTTCGCTGAGGTAGAAACGCCCATCCTCACCCGTTCGACTCCTGAAGGCGCGAGAGACTATTTAGTTCCCTCTCGTGTGAATCCTGGACAATGGTTCGCCCTTCCCCAGTCGCCACAACTCTTTAAGCAGTTATTGATGGTGTCTGGCTTCGATCGATACTATCAAATCGCCCGTTGTTTCCGCGATGAAGACTTACGCGCCGATCGGCAACCCGAGTTTACACAGCTTGACATGGAAATGAGTTTTCTCTCGGAAGATGAAATTATTGATCTCAATGAACGTCTCGTCTGTCATATTTTCAAACAGGTAAAAGGAATCGAACTCTCTCGTCCGTTCCCCCGTTTAACCTACAATGAAGCAATGGCAAAATATGGCACCGATCGCCCTGACACCCGTTTCGGCTTAGAATTGGTCAATGTGTCGGATATTGTCCAAGATTCTGGGTTTAAAGTCTTTTCTGGTGCGGTAAAAAGCGGCGGTTTAGTGAAAGTTCTACCGATTCCTGGTGGAAATGAGCAAATTTCTAATGTTCAGATTAAAACCGGTGGTGACTTGTTTAAGGAAGCAGCCGCAGCTGGTGCGAAAGGATTAGCTTATGTGCGAGTGCGCGAAGGAATGGAAATCGACACGATCGGGGCGATTAAAGATAATTTAACGGAAGAACAAAAAGCGGAATTATTACGACGCACTGGCGCAAAACCTGGACATTTATTATTATTTGGTGCTGGGGATACCATTACGGTTAATAAGTCGCTCGATCGAGTGCGTCAAGTCTTAGGAGAAGAATTAAATTTAATTGATGAAACTGCCATTAATTTGTTGTGGGTGACCGAGTTTCCGATGTTTGAATGGAATCCCGACGAGAAGCGTTTAGAGTCTCTCCATCACCCGTTTACAGCCCCAAATTCTGAAGATTTAGACGACATTAAAACTGCACGAGCGCGAGCCTACGATTTAGTTTATAATGGGATTGAAATTGGTGGCGGTAGTCTCAGAATTTATCAGCGAGATATTCAAGAAAAAGTTTTCGCTGCGATCGGTTTATCCCTAGAAAAAGCAGAAGAAAAATTTGGTTTCCTTCTCGAAGCCTTTGATTTTGGCACACCACCACACGGGGGAATTGCTTATGGACTCGATCGGCTGGTAATGTTACTCGCGGGAGAAGATTCCATTCGAGATGTAATAGCATTTCCGAAGACACAACAAGCCAGTTGTCTGTTAACAGAAGCACCAGGTACAGTGGATGAGAAGCAATTAAAAGAGTTGTATGTTGCTTCCACTTATGATTCGGAGATGGAGTAA
- a CDS encoding CPBP family intramembrane glutamic endopeptidase, which produces MSDKFSSFAAPIRIGIFLILLFLTWLPIALSAQFFLGDRPNLLTIITMGWLFILFFILIKAVGKWFYGEHNAYRKIGLFISSQNALELLQGLGIGLSLTFSLFILQGIFGWLNWDNNSLPFWRLILEGSLTGLSVAFAEESFFRGWLLNELERDYSLKIALWTNGIIFAIAHFLKPIPAMIETLPAFPGLLLLGLILGLARRKNQSRLGLSIGLHGGLVWGYYIVDVGELISYTQIVPPAITGIYGNPIAGVMGWLFLFGLILWLKPEKDETRRGSV; this is translated from the coding sequence ATGTCTGATAAATTTTCCTCTTTTGCCGCCCCAATTCGCATCGGAATCTTTCTAATTTTACTGTTTTTAACTTGGCTTCCGATCGCGCTTTCTGCTCAATTTTTTCTCGGCGATCGTCCGAATTTACTAACCATTATAACAATGGGATGGTTGTTTATCCTCTTTTTTATCCTCATCAAAGCTGTCGGAAAGTGGTTTTATGGGGAACATAACGCTTATCGCAAAATTGGTTTATTTATAAGTTCCCAAAATGCTTTAGAACTCTTACAAGGATTAGGCATTGGCTTAAGTTTAACCTTTAGTTTATTTATATTGCAAGGAATCTTCGGCTGGTTAAATTGGGACAATAATTCCCTCCCCTTTTGGCGGTTAATTTTAGAAGGATCATTAACTGGACTCAGCGTTGCTTTTGCAGAAGAATCATTTTTTCGCGGTTGGCTATTAAATGAATTAGAAAGAGATTATTCCCTTAAAATTGCTTTGTGGACGAATGGAATTATTTTCGCGATCGCGCATTTTCTTAAACCTATTCCTGCTATGATTGAAACTCTCCCTGCTTTTCCAGGCTTACTTTTATTAGGCTTAATTTTAGGATTAGCAAGGAGAAAAAATCAGAGCCGATTAGGACTTTCTATTGGTTTACACGGGGGGTTAGTTTGGGGCTATTATATTGTTGATGTGGGAGAATTAATCAGCTATACTCAAATCGTCCCTCCTGCGATTACTGGCATTTATGGCAATCCAATTGCAGGCGTAATGGGCTGGTTATTTCTATTCGGATTAATCCTATGGTTAAAGCCCGAAAAAGATGAAACCAGGCGGGGGAGTGTATAA
- a CDS encoding type II toxin-antitoxin system PemK/MazF family toxin, whose protein sequence is MKEGDVILASITQADGNLKNRPVLILRIMPKYKDYLVCGISTQLNQYIKDFDEIISVQDSDFVTSGLVSSSVIRLGFLALLPKRKILGLIGSISSTRHQTLLRNLSHYLLKNV, encoded by the coding sequence ATGAAGGAGGGTGATGTCATTCTAGCTTCCATTACACAAGCGGACGGAAACCTGAAAAATCGTCCTGTCCTTATCCTTCGTATCATGCCAAAGTATAAAGATTATTTAGTTTGTGGAATTAGCACACAGTTAAATCAGTATATTAAGGACTTTGACGAGATAATTTCTGTTCAGGATTCAGATTTTGTCACCAGTGGGTTAGTTTCATCTTCAGTTATTAGACTAGGATTTCTGGCACTTCTTCCTAAAAGAAAAATTCTTGGTTTAATTGGTTCGATTTCCTCGACAAGACATCAAACACTGCTACGGAATTTAAGTCATTATCTTCTTAAGAACGTATAA
- the thrC gene encoding threonine synthase, with translation MALATETSNAKPTYTNLVSKEGGTTYDLLPLHVCEETFAPLEVAYDYDAIREQVSRESIAAGPKSIWRYKPFLPVTGEVIDVGTGMTPLVKSKRLARRLGLKELYIKNDAVNMPTLSFKDRVVSVALTKAREFGFSTVSCASTGNLANSTAAIAASAGLECCVFIPADLELGKVLGTLIYNPTVMAVKGNYDQVNRLCSEVANGYGWGFVNINLRPYYSEGSKTLGFEVAEQLGWKLPDHIVSPLASGSLYTKIYKGFQEFVKTGLVEDKAVRFSGAQAEGCSPISQAFKEGRDFVTPVKPNTIAKSIAIGNPADGAYALDVARQTNGNIEDVTDAEIIEGIKLLAETEGIFTETAGGTTIAVLKKLVEAGKIDPDETTVAYITGNGLKTQEAVQGYIGEPFAIDPNLDSFERAWQRSRTLDRLEWQQVLV, from the coding sequence ATGGCTCTTGCAACTGAAACCAGTAATGCGAAACCCACCTACACCAATTTAGTCTCGAAAGAAGGAGGCACAACCTACGACTTACTCCCCCTCCATGTTTGCGAAGAAACCTTTGCACCTTTGGAAGTTGCTTACGACTATGACGCAATTCGTGAGCAAGTGAGCAGAGAAAGCATTGCGGCCGGTCCCAAGTCCATCTGGCGTTACAAACCCTTTTTACCGGTCACAGGCGAAGTCATTGATGTGGGAACGGGAATGACTCCCTTAGTAAAGTCGAAGCGGTTAGCCCGTCGTCTCGGCTTAAAAGAACTCTATATTAAAAATGATGCGGTGAATATGCCCACATTGAGCTTCAAAGACCGCGTGGTTTCTGTGGCTTTAACCAAAGCGAGAGAATTTGGCTTTTCTACCGTTTCCTGCGCCAGTACGGGAAACCTCGCTAACTCTACCGCCGCCATCGCTGCCAGTGCGGGGTTAGAATGTTGTGTGTTTATTCCTGCCGATTTAGAATTGGGCAAAGTGTTGGGAACTTTGATTTATAACCCAACCGTCATGGCAGTGAAAGGAAACTATGACCAAGTGAATCGTCTCTGTAGTGAAGTCGCCAACGGCTATGGCTGGGGATTTGTGAATATTAATCTTCGTCCCTATTATTCCGAAGGCTCGAAAACCCTCGGTTTTGAAGTTGCCGAACAATTAGGATGGAAACTACCCGATCATATTGTTTCTCCTTTAGCTTCAGGTTCTCTCTATACAAAAATTTATAAAGGTTTCCAAGAATTTGTAAAAACAGGTTTAGTGGAAGATAAGGCGGTTCGTTTCAGTGGCGCACAAGCGGAAGGCTGTTCTCCCATTTCTCAAGCATTCAAAGAAGGACGGGATTTTGTCACCCCAGTAAAACCCAATACAATCGCAAAATCGATCGCAATTGGTAATCCCGCCGATGGTGCTTATGCTTTAGATGTGGCTCGTCAAACCAACGGTAACATTGAAGATGTCACCGACGCAGAAATTATTGAAGGGATTAAACTCTTAGCAGAAACGGAAGGAATCTTTACTGAAACCGCCGGCGGCACAACGATCGCAGTGCTGAAAAAATTAGTAGAAGCTGGTAAAATTGACCCTGACGAAACCACGGTTGCTTATATCACAGGAAACGGATTGAAAACTCAAGAAGCAGTACAAGGTTATATTGGCGAACCGTTTGCGATTGATCCGAATTTAGATAGTTTTGAACGCGCCTGGCAACGGTCACGGACGCTCGATCGTTTAGAATGGCAACAAGTGTTAGTCTAG